A genomic stretch from Telmatocola sphagniphila includes:
- a CDS encoding DUF1559 domain-containing protein, producing the protein MSRLSLRRSRLGFTLIELLVVIAIIAILIGLLLPAVQKVREAASRMKCSNNLKQIGIALHSYHDAMGFFPAGGFTDQPPYGTNWGWGSAWTVFITPYLEQGNLYNQFVFNGGSGWGGAAANNVNAAANVTMKIYNCPSSTLPLTTTGTYTGQAIAVSHYVGIAGAVNGLIPGYTETRNNISGGGTGCCNGGIASGGGVLAPGLTNITFASITDGSSNQLLVSEQGDLIQTSDGTKNPWNASTANGWEIGTYWNVAPPNQSNGGDLRHFQMTTIRYGINQKSGWTPGGDCGGQGVCSNMGNNIPLNSAHTGGINALRGDGSVVFLRDSMSIVTLAELATRDDGMVLGDY; encoded by the coding sequence ATGTCGCGACTTTCTCTCCGTCGCTCTCGGTTGGGTTTTACTCTGATCGAGCTTCTAGTAGTTATTGCCATCATTGCAATTTTAATTGGTCTTCTGCTTCCGGCAGTGCAAAAGGTTCGCGAGGCGGCCTCTCGCATGAAGTGTTCGAACAACTTAAAGCAAATTGGTATTGCGTTGCACTCTTACCATGATGCCATGGGCTTCTTCCCGGCAGGTGGTTTCACGGATCAACCGCCTTACGGTACCAACTGGGGTTGGGGGAGTGCCTGGACCGTATTTATCACGCCCTATCTTGAACAGGGAAACCTTTACAATCAGTTCGTTTTCAATGGCGGATCTGGTTGGGGCGGGGCTGCGGCCAATAACGTCAACGCGGCTGCGAACGTGACCATGAAAATATACAACTGTCCTTCCAGCACATTGCCACTGACCACAACTGGCACCTATACCGGTCAAGCGATTGCAGTCAGCCATTATGTGGGGATCGCGGGGGCTGTCAACGGCCTGATACCCGGTTATACCGAGACACGCAATAATATCAGTGGCGGCGGTACCGGCTGCTGCAACGGTGGTATTGCTAGCGGCGGCGGTGTTCTGGCTCCCGGTCTGACCAATATCACTTTTGCGAGCATTACCGATGGTTCGAGCAATCAGCTCCTGGTGAGCGAACAGGGCGATTTGATTCAAACCTCGGATGGCACGAAGAACCCGTGGAATGCCAGCACAGCAAACGGCTGGGAAATCGGGACCTACTGGAACGTGGCTCCACCGAATCAATCGAATGGCGGGGACTTGCGTCATTTCCAAATGACGACCATCCGATACGGCATTAATCAGAAATCGGGCTGGACCCCAGGTGGCGATTGCGGTGGTCAAGGCGTTTGCTCCAACATGGGTAACAACATTCCGCTCAACTCGGCTCATACGGGCGGCATCAATGCCCTGCGCGGCGACGGTTCGGTAGTGTTCCTCCGCGACAGCATGAGCATCGTAACGCTGGCCGAACTTGCCACTCGGGATGATGGAATGGTTTTAGGCGATTACTAA
- a CDS encoding thioredoxin family protein — MLPNSWNCFRNARSWKLTLRSLLILLVSGFCSSVFAEDKPLGPNEKPAWLEGSGSTLKIKISGEVLDENGVPVKNPKVSATASIDHSDKSMSVIAEGSRFHAWVPVGSGKLGSVRFAATEPESQKRAFSRISNYELRLTAVEGMKLIVKVPERNLEVLVTDKGNPVINSYVQAETSNSEPMRTRTDTKGIARFALLKADTLRGITAWTEDRRFGYTNSSDKQESNKYEITIASCQSEKIQVVEENTSNPVTNLPFTIRYWSQKMGGLQLRSEMIQTLATDAKGEAIFDWTPLWKESLGRIEILDPNWTVVGQEEKEGAHRIQIKKKIIAARKAVRGEVLSKDLNKAGVMVLLSSFQGEIKDIPDNLFAFTDEKGQFSADCLSGATYAITVCDSRYASKFIDLIPVEGEKITSPELSLQLGLPVDLSFTVGSGKKPAIDRLIALSIYHSVSWKEEGTTRYGEAARFWWLRTDENGRARTYALEGSEIQSFVTLGNWRSVQKLKVSSSGNNRIEFHRAFVEPREITGRLVLETNLKADLDQAVVEIGAMDGETEEENSLVKADSQGEFKFSSRAKNVCLFARTRDGKAFGICEVGGDKKQIELSLKPTLELRGQLLGKADEPLINYPVQLNISLPPSIKNTNPNLRFIRFTPTALKTQTDSQGNYRFSGLPSQVGIFLSTGAKEPYSHNRFENFYLEEADVKSPIVTRLETKTSPLSLSQRVTNLLRDCRLNNYYALMFLYSPSEKAEQFLKVNLEDSEKHYSYMQFHLKLSDETKTREIQELAQRQSWPLPNKGKIVVIVLDGKGTKLGVEEFDPNDKKAVDAADTLSMKYQPAKNDAKKKWEEAFAEAKASGRKVWVRVGQRYCGPCFRLTRWMDDQRDLLQKDYVMLKIDDIRDIHGEEIAKLLPGSEGEGIPYHAIFDTDGKAIVTSKGNLGNIGFISGIEGRKHLRKMLTLTRSHLTDPQIEEILSTIKD; from the coding sequence ATGCTTCCGAATTCTTGGAACTGTTTCCGTAACGCTCGTAGTTGGAAATTGACTTTACGATCGCTGCTGATTCTTCTGGTCAGCGGTTTCTGCTCATCGGTTTTCGCGGAGGATAAACCGCTGGGTCCTAACGAAAAGCCCGCCTGGCTGGAAGGTTCGGGATCTACGCTCAAAATCAAAATCTCCGGCGAGGTGTTGGATGAGAATGGAGTCCCGGTTAAAAATCCGAAAGTGTCTGCCACGGCCTCGATCGACCATTCGGATAAGTCGATGTCCGTGATCGCCGAGGGTTCGCGATTCCACGCCTGGGTTCCCGTGGGTTCAGGAAAATTGGGATCTGTACGCTTCGCGGCCACGGAACCTGAAAGCCAGAAACGGGCATTCTCTCGAATCTCTAACTATGAGCTTCGCCTGACAGCCGTCGAAGGCATGAAGCTCATAGTAAAAGTTCCGGAGCGAAATTTGGAAGTTTTGGTCACGGATAAAGGCAATCCGGTCATCAACAGCTATGTGCAGGCTGAGACAAGCAATTCCGAACCGATGAGGACCAGAACCGACACGAAGGGAATAGCTCGGTTCGCGTTACTTAAAGCCGACACTTTGAGAGGCATCACCGCCTGGACGGAAGACCGCCGATTCGGTTACACAAATTCAAGCGATAAGCAAGAATCGAACAAATACGAGATCACTATCGCTTCATGTCAGTCAGAGAAGATTCAAGTCGTAGAAGAAAACACCAGCAATCCCGTTACAAATTTGCCATTCACGATTCGTTATTGGAGCCAAAAAATGGGGGGACTGCAGCTCCGAAGCGAAATGATTCAAACACTGGCAACGGATGCCAAAGGAGAAGCGATATTCGATTGGACGCCCCTCTGGAAAGAATCTCTGGGTCGCATCGAAATCCTGGACCCTAATTGGACTGTGGTTGGGCAGGAAGAAAAAGAGGGGGCTCACAGAATCCAGATCAAGAAGAAAATAATTGCTGCGAGAAAAGCGGTTCGGGGGGAAGTACTTTCCAAGGATTTGAACAAAGCCGGGGTCATGGTACTGCTTTCGTCTTTCCAGGGAGAGATCAAGGATATCCCGGATAATCTATTTGCTTTCACAGACGAGAAAGGACAATTCTCAGCCGATTGCTTATCAGGGGCAACCTACGCAATCACGGTCTGCGACTCGCGTTATGCCAGCAAGTTCATCGATCTCATTCCGGTTGAAGGTGAAAAAATAACATCTCCAGAACTTTCACTTCAATTGGGCTTGCCTGTGGATTTGAGCTTCACTGTAGGATCTGGGAAGAAGCCAGCAATCGACAGACTTATTGCCTTGTCGATTTATCATTCTGTCAGCTGGAAGGAAGAAGGTACAACTCGTTATGGCGAAGCAGCGAGATTCTGGTGGTTACGAACGGATGAAAATGGCCGAGCTAGAACCTATGCGCTGGAGGGGAGTGAAATACAGTCCTTCGTGACACTGGGAAATTGGCGATCTGTTCAAAAGCTTAAAGTAAGTTCGTCCGGAAATAATCGAATTGAGTTTCATCGAGCTTTCGTCGAGCCTCGCGAAATCACCGGAAGATTGGTTCTAGAAACCAATCTCAAAGCGGATTTGGATCAAGCCGTAGTTGAGATTGGAGCGATGGATGGCGAGACCGAAGAAGAAAATTCACTCGTTAAAGCCGACAGCCAGGGAGAGTTCAAATTTTCTTCCCGGGCGAAGAATGTTTGTCTCTTTGCTCGTACCCGAGATGGGAAAGCCTTCGGTATATGCGAAGTGGGAGGTGACAAAAAGCAGATCGAACTCAGCTTGAAGCCAACACTGGAACTTCGCGGACAATTACTCGGTAAGGCAGATGAGCCTCTCATCAATTACCCAGTTCAACTCAACATTAGCCTTCCGCCGAGCATAAAGAATACCAACCCCAACCTTCGATTCATTCGCTTTACGCCCACTGCACTAAAAACTCAGACCGACTCGCAGGGAAATTATCGCTTCAGCGGCTTGCCGAGCCAAGTGGGAATCTTTCTTTCAACGGGAGCCAAGGAACCGTACTCGCATAATCGCTTCGAGAATTTTTACCTCGAGGAAGCGGATGTAAAATCGCCGATCGTAACTCGGTTAGAAACCAAGACATCGCCGTTGTCTCTTTCTCAGCGAGTTACGAATCTCTTGCGGGACTGCCGTTTAAACAACTATTATGCCCTGATGTTTCTTTATTCCCCCTCGGAGAAAGCCGAGCAATTTTTGAAAGTGAACCTCGAAGATTCGGAGAAGCATTATTCCTACATGCAATTCCACTTGAAACTGAGCGACGAGACGAAGACTCGAGAGATTCAAGAATTGGCTCAGAGGCAGTCCTGGCCCCTTCCAAATAAGGGAAAAATTGTCGTTATCGTACTCGACGGAAAAGGTACGAAACTGGGAGTTGAGGAATTCGACCCGAACGACAAAAAGGCTGTCGACGCCGCCGATACTCTTTCGATGAAATACCAGCCCGCCAAAAACGATGCCAAGAAAAAATGGGAGGAAGCTTTCGCGGAAGCCAAAGCCAGCGGACGTAAAGTCTGGGTTCGCGTGGGACAGCGATATTGCGGTCCCTGTTTCCGATTGACTCGCTGGATGGACGACCAAAGAGATCTACTTCAGAAGGACTACGTGATGCTGAAGATCGATGATATTCGAGATATCCATGGAGAAGAGATCGCTAAACTCCTCCCGGGAAGTGAAGGTGAGGGCATTCCTTACCATGCCATTTTCGATACTGATGGAAAAGCGATTGTTACGAGTAAAGGCAATCTCGGTAATATTGGCTTCATTTCAGGTATCGAGGGACGAAAGCATCTGCGAAAGATGTTGACCCTGACGCGAAGTCATCTCACTGATCCGCAAATCGAGGAGATTCTATCCACTATCAAGGATTAA
- a CDS encoding IS1380 family transposase, giving the protein MNVIFGRWFQKCKSRIERRLAKREAAMTFAPSFDASNIHYEVSERVGAISCGGLGAMHLLARRIGLIDDIDEKLHLLQFQRPYSESDHVLAIAYNSLCGGTCLQDMELRRTDENFLNALGTQRFPDPTTSGDFCRRFDSGSIQALIDAFNQTRLRVWSKQPDSFWECAKIDADGSFTQTRGERKAGMDINYNRDWCYHPLAVTLANTGETLSIVNRPGNRPSHEGAAVELDRALLLCLQAGFRRIVFRGDTDFSQTTRLDGWDANAKVRFYFGYDSKQNLEAIAEKLPEAAWHKLERPAQYSAKAKLRHRRENTKERIVQEREFVNVKLISEAVAEFEYQPTACRRAYRLVVIRKNLSVEKGESVLYPDERYFFYITNDRECTAAEVVYEANDRCNQENLIAQLKGGCRALHAPLHDLESNWAYMVMASLAWNLKAWWALTLPETPGRWREKHRDQKQSVLKMEFKTFLNAFMLLPCQIVRKAGRIVYRLLGWNPHLPIFFRLLKALRC; this is encoded by the coding sequence GTGAATGTTATTTTCGGACGTTGGTTTCAAAAATGCAAGAGTCGAATCGAACGTCGCCTGGCTAAGCGAGAGGCCGCGATGACCTTCGCTCCTTCTTTCGACGCCTCCAACATTCATTACGAAGTCTCCGAACGCGTGGGGGCGATCAGTTGCGGAGGCCTCGGGGCCATGCACCTTCTGGCCCGGCGTATCGGACTGATCGACGACATCGACGAGAAGCTGCATCTGCTCCAATTTCAAAGGCCTTACTCGGAATCGGACCACGTGTTGGCCATCGCTTACAATTCCCTTTGCGGGGGTACCTGCCTGCAAGACATGGAACTGCGTCGCACGGACGAAAACTTTCTCAACGCCTTGGGCACTCAGCGTTTTCCCGACCCGACTACTTCGGGCGACTTTTGTCGACGCTTCGATAGTGGCAGCATCCAGGCTTTGATCGACGCTTTCAACCAGACCCGTTTACGCGTCTGGTCGAAGCAACCCGATTCCTTTTGGGAATGCGCGAAGATCGACGCCGACGGCAGCTTTACCCAAACGCGTGGCGAGCGTAAAGCGGGGATGGACATCAACTATAACAGAGACTGGTGTTACCACCCCCTGGCGGTGACCCTGGCCAACACCGGTGAGACGCTGAGCATCGTCAACCGTCCCGGCAATCGCCCTTCGCACGAAGGGGCCGCGGTCGAACTCGACCGGGCTCTTTTGCTGTGCCTTCAAGCGGGCTTTCGCAGGATCGTCTTTCGCGGCGACACCGATTTCTCGCAGACCACTCGCCTCGACGGCTGGGATGCCAACGCCAAGGTACGCTTTTATTTCGGCTACGATTCGAAGCAAAACCTCGAAGCAATCGCGGAAAAACTGCCGGAAGCGGCTTGGCACAAGCTCGAGCGTCCCGCGCAATACTCGGCGAAAGCGAAGTTGCGACACCGACGGGAAAACACCAAGGAGCGGATCGTCCAAGAGCGGGAATTCGTAAATGTGAAGTTGATCTCCGAAGCGGTGGCCGAGTTCGAGTACCAACCGACCGCTTGCCGAAGGGCGTATCGCCTGGTGGTGATTCGCAAGAATCTTTCCGTGGAAAAAGGCGAATCCGTTCTGTATCCGGACGAACGCTATTTCTTCTACATCACCAACGACCGGGAGTGCACGGCCGCCGAAGTCGTCTACGAAGCCAACGATCGCTGCAATCAGGAAAATCTGATAGCGCAGCTCAAGGGCGGTTGCCGGGCCTTGCACGCGCCGCTGCACGATCTGGAAAGCAATTGGGCGTACATGGTGATGGCCTCCCTGGCCTGGAACTTGAAAGCCTGGTGGGCCTTGACGTTGCCGGAAACTCCCGGTCGCTGGCGGGAAAAGCATCGGGACCAGAAGCAGTCGGTTTTGAAAATGGAATTCAAAACCTTCCTCAATGCTTTCATGCTTCTGCCTTGTCAGATCGTCCGGAAGGCCGGCCGCATCGTCTATCGATTGCTCGGCTGGAACCCGCACTTGCCGATCTTCTTCCGACTACTGAAAGCACTGAGGTGCTGA
- a CDS encoding response regulator: MPLRILVIEDNEANLELMRYLLTAFGHQVRLARNAELALPQISKDAFDGILCDIQLPGKSGYDIAKELNANPDLRAIPLLAVTALAMSGDRERIIEAGFKGYITKPIDPESFVSNIEALIHSLKPDSRLIPARLVSQNTETARIPPTLLVVDNQKVNLELACSLLCPLGFLVLTAENIQEAFLHLQNNLVDLILSDICMANGSGFDFIREVKSQAKYSKIPFIFLTSTQTNSVARTKGLALGANRFLFRPIDPEILLSEIQNTLNERGLLPPWPKY; encoded by the coding sequence GTGCCTCTTCGAATTCTCGTCATAGAAGATAATGAAGCCAATTTGGAATTGATGCGTTACCTTCTGACTGCATTCGGCCATCAGGTTCGCTTGGCTCGAAATGCCGAACTCGCATTGCCCCAGATATCGAAAGATGCTTTCGATGGAATCTTATGCGATATCCAATTACCCGGAAAAAGCGGCTATGACATCGCGAAAGAACTCAATGCAAACCCAGACCTTCGAGCTATTCCCCTCCTTGCCGTAACTGCGCTGGCCATGTCTGGAGATCGGGAGCGAATCATTGAGGCGGGCTTTAAGGGTTACATAACCAAACCCATCGATCCGGAAAGTTTCGTTTCAAACATCGAGGCCCTGATTCATTCTCTCAAACCCGATTCCCGGTTGATTCCTGCAAGATTGGTCTCACAAAATACCGAAACCGCCCGCATCCCCCCGACGCTTCTGGTCGTCGACAATCAAAAAGTGAACCTGGAATTGGCTTGCAGTCTGCTTTGCCCGCTGGGTTTCCTCGTCTTGACCGCCGAAAACATTCAGGAAGCGTTTCTTCACCTTCAAAACAATCTCGTAGACCTCATACTCTCGGATATCTGCATGGCGAATGGAAGCGGATTCGATTTTATCCGAGAAGTCAAATCCCAAGCGAAGTATTCGAAAATTCCTTTTATCTTTCTGACATCGACCCAAACTAATTCCGTGGCTCGCACCAAGGGCTTGGCCTTGGGTGCGAATCGTTTTCTGTTTAGACCTATCGACCCGGAAATCTTACTCTCCGAAATCCAAAATACGCTCAACGAGCGAGGACTATTGCCCCCATGGCCAAAATATTGA
- a CDS encoding response regulator — translation MAKILIIDDRVANRDLLVTLLGYGGHHLVEASDGLEGLQICLSEKPDLVITDILMPTMDGYEFVRRLRLDPEIAETKILFYTAHYHLEEAINLAKSCGVLEVLKKPCEPEDLLRSVASALNLDSALPSITLQPDFDENHLRLLTNKLSRNVDELRKTNQRLEILVQLGVELGSEKDASRLLQTFCDSSREIVGARFAVVGIPSGEGAYYRHFFTSGMDQATSKKLNRNEALTGALASVISTGRCFRAARDSGFHNLGLPASFPAAKSILVVALLSPLRIYGWICVLEKLGADTFSEEDERLIKMLATQVGRTYENGSLYMHLLDHSAKLAEEITERKRVEAALRDSAARLREAQQIARVGNWSWEPHTQSTHWSEVLFDLFALDPQSTKPSFEKFLSVLHPEDRETAQNRVKAVLSGQDGFADDLRILQPNSQILWIHSRACARRDAQGQLILLEGTDQDITERKRAEVNLQRTVFLLKAVADSTTDAVFVKDKEGKYLLFNQAAADFVGKSIDEVIGQDDSILFDAQSFSQIRARDLRVMETGRVETQEEILTAAGKTRIYNALKAPFWDANGKVIGVIGISRDVTDQRQLEDQLRQAQKMEAVGRLAGGIAHDFNNLLTVINGYGELVLSLLKANDPAREMIQEIVGAGERASSLTRQLLAFSRKSIVEPKIVDPVSLVTDLDKLLRRVVGEDIELSVMSSGNVGVIQIDPGQFEQVIMNMVVNARDAMPKGGFVTIELQNINLDESYIGKHPDAIYGPHVLIAITDSGIGMDAVTQSRIFEPFFTTKGEHGTGLGLATAHGIIKQAGGQVSVYSELGKGTTFKIYLPRIDSPVQTTKKDSKPISQGSESILLVEDEEMVRSLSKHILISLGYRVTEATNGEEALALVEKPGSSFRLLITDVVMPKIGGRELANQLKQKFPDLKVLFLSGYTDDAVVRHGILQAEVAFLQKPFTPTLLAAKVRETLDNTQTG, via the coding sequence ATGGCCAAAATATTGATCATAGATGACCGCGTTGCCAATCGCGACCTGCTGGTCACCCTTCTCGGTTATGGCGGTCACCATCTGGTGGAGGCTTCGGACGGATTGGAGGGGCTGCAGATTTGCCTTTCCGAAAAGCCAGATCTGGTTATCACCGATATTCTGATGCCGACCATGGATGGGTACGAATTCGTACGGAGACTTCGACTCGATCCTGAAATTGCCGAAACAAAAATTCTCTTTTACACGGCTCATTACCACTTAGAGGAAGCGATCAATCTCGCCAAAAGTTGCGGCGTTCTCGAAGTTCTCAAGAAGCCGTGCGAACCGGAGGATCTTCTGCGCTCGGTTGCGTCGGCCCTGAATCTCGATTCTGCACTCCCCTCGATAACCTTGCAGCCGGACTTTGACGAAAACCATTTACGTCTTTTGACCAATAAGCTATCTCGGAATGTAGACGAACTCCGCAAAACCAATCAACGCCTGGAGATTTTAGTTCAGCTCGGCGTGGAGTTGGGCTCGGAGAAAGATGCTTCCCGGCTTTTGCAAACCTTTTGCGACTCTTCCCGAGAAATAGTCGGCGCGCGTTTCGCAGTAGTCGGCATCCCGAGTGGTGAAGGAGCGTATTACAGACATTTTTTTACCAGTGGTATGGATCAGGCGACGTCGAAAAAATTGAATCGCAACGAGGCCTTGACGGGAGCATTAGCCTCAGTAATTTCTACGGGCCGCTGCTTTCGAGCTGCCCGCGATTCCGGCTTTCACAACCTGGGACTTCCGGCATCCTTTCCGGCCGCCAAATCGATTCTGGTAGTCGCTCTCCTTTCTCCATTGCGAATCTATGGTTGGATTTGTGTTCTGGAGAAATTGGGAGCTGATACTTTTAGCGAGGAGGATGAGAGGCTGATAAAAATGCTGGCCACCCAGGTCGGTCGAACCTACGAGAACGGCAGTCTTTACATGCACCTCCTCGATCATTCCGCCAAACTAGCTGAAGAAATTACGGAGCGTAAGCGAGTAGAAGCGGCACTGCGCGACAGCGCAGCGAGACTGCGCGAGGCCCAGCAGATTGCCCGCGTCGGAAACTGGAGTTGGGAACCGCATACCCAATCCACTCATTGGTCGGAAGTCCTCTTCGATCTCTTCGCTCTGGATCCTCAATCCACCAAACCCAGCTTTGAAAAATTCTTATCCGTCCTTCATCCGGAGGATCGGGAAACCGCTCAGAATCGGGTTAAAGCCGTCCTCTCGGGCCAGGATGGATTTGCCGACGATTTGAGAATTTTACAACCCAATTCTCAGATTCTCTGGATCCATAGCCGCGCCTGTGCACGACGGGATGCCCAGGGACAATTAATTCTCCTCGAAGGGACAGATCAGGATATCACCGAGAGAAAACGGGCCGAAGTCAATTTGCAACGAACCGTTTTTCTACTCAAGGCGGTCGCCGATAGTACAACGGATGCCGTTTTTGTTAAGGATAAGGAGGGAAAATATCTCCTCTTCAATCAAGCAGCTGCGGACTTTGTCGGCAAATCGATAGATGAAGTCATTGGTCAGGACGATTCGATTTTGTTCGATGCTCAAAGTTTTTCACAGATACGGGCTCGCGACTTAAGAGTGATGGAAACTGGGCGGGTCGAAACCCAGGAAGAGATTCTGACGGCCGCGGGGAAAACGAGAATTTACAACGCACTCAAAGCTCCCTTCTGGGATGCAAATGGCAAAGTCATCGGTGTGATAGGTATCTCCCGCGATGTAACGGATCAGCGTCAACTGGAAGATCAGTTACGCCAGGCCCAGAAAATGGAAGCCGTGGGACGGCTCGCAGGCGGGATCGCACATGATTTCAATAACTTGTTAACCGTTATCAATGGTTACGGCGAGCTCGTCCTGAGTTTGTTGAAAGCCAATGATCCCGCTCGGGAGATGATTCAGGAAATCGTGGGTGCGGGCGAGCGGGCCTCTTCGTTAACGCGACAATTGCTGGCTTTCAGCCGTAAATCGATCGTGGAGCCCAAAATCGTCGATCCTGTCAGTCTGGTTACCGATTTGGATAAACTCCTGCGACGGGTGGTGGGTGAAGATATCGAATTATCAGTCATGTCGAGTGGCAATGTAGGCGTCATCCAAATCGATCCGGGCCAATTCGAACAGGTGATAATGAACATGGTGGTCAACGCCCGGGATGCCATGCCTAAAGGGGGTTTTGTAACTATCGAGCTGCAAAATATAAACCTCGATGAATCCTACATCGGGAAACACCCGGATGCTATTTACGGTCCTCACGTCCTTATAGCGATTACCGATTCGGGAATCGGAATGGACGCCGTGACGCAATCCCGCATATTCGAGCCCTTTTTCACTACCAAAGGGGAGCATGGCACCGGGTTGGGTCTGGCGACGGCACATGGTATTATCAAACAAGCCGGTGGACAGGTTTCCGTTTACAGCGAATTGGGTAAAGGTACTACCTTCAAAATCTACTTACCTCGAATCGACAGCCCGGTTCAGACAACCAAGAAAGATTCCAAGCCGATTTCGCAAGGAAGTGAATCGATTCTCCTGGTAGAAGATGAAGAGATGGTTCGCTCTCTGAGTAAACACATTCTAATAAGCTTGGGTTATCGGGTAACGGAGGCGACGAACGGTGAGGAAGCTCTAGCGTTAGTCGAAAAACCGGGTAGTTCTTTCCGGTTACTCATTACTGACGTTGTAATGCCCAAGATCGGCGGCCGGGAATTGGCCAATCAATTGAAACAAAAGTTTCCCGATCTCAAAGTGCTGTTTTTATCCGGATATACCGACGATGCCGTAGTTCGGCATGGGATACTTCAAGCGGAAGTCGCCTTTCTTCAGAAACCTTTTACCCCGACTCTGCTGGCCGCGAAGGTACGGGAGACACTCGATAATACCCAAACCGGGTGA